A window of Odocoileus virginianus isolate 20LAN1187 ecotype Illinois chromosome 3, Ovbor_1.2, whole genome shotgun sequence genomic DNA:
GTGGGGGTGGCAGCCTTTGGGCTAGGCCGGGTTGCCGGGGCCAGCTAACGCTGGATGTACGAAGGGAGGAGTGGCCAGGGCCCTTGGGCGGGatcgggggtggggcaggggcgggaAGGACTGCTGTGGGCggagctggggctggggcggGCTGACGCTGGGGGCGGAGCGGGTGGACATTTGTGGGCGGGGTCGGCGGGATCTGGCGTGCTTAGAGGCCTTGCCCTTTCGGGGGAGAGGAGGTTCTGCGTTGGGGTGCTCTGTGAAGGGCGATTTGGGCATTTCCACAGTTTCTCACTGCTTCTGGGATCGCTGAGGTTGCATAgcatctttgttttcatttcttcccctTTTTTGTTTAGCATTGAGATAAGTACGAGGAGGGCCCCGTATCTCAAAGGCCATTCTTGAGCCGTTTTGCACCTGGCTTAACTTTGAGGCATTTACGTTTATAAAATGtcttattaaaaaatgttttctctaagtagctttaaaaaatgagacaCGTTTGAAAACTAATACAAAGAATCCCTACATTCGAGTCACCTGGGTTCCccaaatgttaacatcttactTAAGAGAGCAGTTAGCGAAACCAGGACACGTAAGGTCTACAGGCCTTGTTCAGAATTTTTTGCTCTTCTCAACCATTTCGTTTTTGTGGTATAGGATCCAAGTCAGGATTTAGTTCCATTTAGTTGTCCTGTCTCAttggaaaatttaatattttaagcacTAGAGGTCTCCTCACCTCCAAGATCCTTCAGAATGGCTGTAGGAACATCAGATCTCAAATCAAAGAGCCTTTTCTTCCTGGATGCCAGAGCCAGTTGAGAATATCCAGCTGAGCCTCTGGGAATGTCCAACTGAGAATGTCCAGCTGAGCCACAGCTTTGCACACCTGTGCCTTGACACATCTGGCCCTTGACTGCTCAGCATCTCCTGGTTTTTCTGTCTCTCAGGTCAACCTCCTGCCGTTAGATCTCTTAGACCTCTCTGAAGATGTCCtccttttccagcttctctttCAATGTGGGCTTCCCCCTGGGTAACACCTGTGGCTTCAGGGATTCTTGTGGCTTTGGGGCTTCCACAAATCCccagaaaaactgactcatttatGACTTTAGCCCAGGCCATTTCTTTGTCTCAGCCCCAGAGGGACTGTGGCCTTTTAGTACCTTTCTGGTTATCTCAAAAGCATTTCCATCCCTATATGTGCAAGACACAGCTCCAAATCACCCATGTCTCATGCCATAGTTCTGCTCCTGGCCTCTGTGAATGGCACCACCCTACCTTAGCCACTAAGCCTTAACTCTGGGAGGCCTCCCTGAtcagccctctccctccccctcaatCATCCAAACTTGTTGGTTTACTTTTTGAATTCTACTTGGGCTGGCCCACTTTTTGCCATAAGCACCACCATCCTGATGATCTCTCTTATCTCCCTACATCTGCTTTGGTGCCCTCACTTAGTTGTCTATACCACAGTCAGAATaaacttattaaaatataaacccAACTGTGTCATGCTCTGCCTATAAtcttttttgatttccttttgctTTACATTAAAGATAAGTCTCTTTAAACAGTGCTTCAAGACATGGCATAGCTGATCCAGTCTCTTTGTATACCCTTTGCTTGGGTTCTCTACCCTGTCATAATTGTCTTTACTTTCCTGCAtgtttgctgtttcttctgcttggGATGCTGTTCTCTGCCTCCTCAGGGAATTTGTACTCTTTTGGAGGGTCTCTTTCCTAGGGAAGGTCTAATTATCCTTTCCTTAGAAAGAAGTTCTGTGACTTTCCCGACTAGATCTAACTAAGTCTTGTTTTGTAGACCTTAATCTCTCCTACCTCTTCTTTTTGGTGGCCCTGTTAGAATAGTGATTTTATACATGCTTAGGTATCTAGTAGGCACTTCTGATGTTTGCTAAAGGAGTGAAGAAATTAAGGGCTGCTTTATACGGCTGCCCAACAGCCTCTTTCTGGAAGTCATTCCCATCGGGAATTTGCTTAGCCTGGAGAGGCACTGTTTCCTCCTGTCCATTTCCTCTGGTGGTTCTGTCAAGAAGGGCAAGAAGGGTGGAAGGGCCGTACAGTAGGGGATGGAGGGACTGAGGAGCACAGCCAGAGGTCCCCTGAAAAAGAGAAATGGCTTTTCCTACCCTTTCTGCTGAGCTATCCCTTCTGTTCTTGTTTGAGTCCACTGTATCAGTTGGCTCTCCATTGCTACACATTTCCTATGCAAAGTTTTAGAGAATCTTGAGGAATGCATTTTTGTTAGGGTGAATTAAGAATTgagttcctaaaaaaaaaaaaaaagaattgagttcCTTAGTACTTTACTAAATAGCTGTCTTAAAGCCAAAAAgttaagatgaaaatgaaagcctGCTATAGAATTGGAAGAATGCCCTGCAGTATGGCCATTTGCTCTGCAGCAGAAGTTGTTCAGTTCAGAAAGTATTTACTGTGTGCCTGTTACATGCCAGGAGCTGTGTTGGCTTCTAGGgatcagttagttcagtcactcagtcatgtccgactctttgcgaccccacagactgcagcatgccaggcttccctgtccttcaccatctcccggagcttcctcaaactcatgtccattgagtcggtgataccatccaaccatcttgttctctattgtccccttatcctcctgccttcaatccttcccagcatcagggtcttttccaatgagacagttcttcatatcaggtggccaaagtgttggagcttcagcttcagcatcagtccttccagtgaatattcagagttgatttcctttaggattgactggtttgacctccttgcagtccaagggactctcaagagtcttctccaacaccacagttcaaaaacaaccTACTACAGATTTGTTGGAAGTTTGATATAGTTAAAATTGTCCATCCTCCTTTGAGTTTCTATGTTTTCTAAAAGGAAGGTTTCCCCATGCTGTGGCCATTAATATACttcaaaagttttaaagttttgcttttttttttttgcaattagtGCTTAATACATCTAGGACTTCACTGTCTAAAAAGTAGCCACTGTCCACATGTGAGTATGTAaattagaattattaaaaattcagtgtCTCAGTCACACTAGCCATATATATCCAGTGCTTAATCTTCATATGTGTCTCATGCCTACCGTATTGGATAGCAATGATACAAAATATTTCTATCATTGTGGCAAATTCTATTGGCAGCACTGATGTAGGACAGTAGTTTTCAACCAAGGGAGATTTTACATCCTGTCCTTCCCACCAGGGAACACTTGGTGATGTCTAGAAAcccttttgtttttcatgaccAGTGGGACAGTTCTACTGGTATGTAGTAAatggaggcctggaatgctgttaAACATCACACAATACATAGGAGAGCCCCCTATAACAAACACCATGCCAATAGTTCTAACTATGGGAAACACCATCCCAGAATGTATTTTGTCGTGAGGTGTGAGATGAAGGAGcttcttttctcctctgactAGCCAGTCAACTACACATCATTTTCTGTGTGTACTTGATCTATTTCCCTCTGGTTTGTAGTGaatctagagattttttttccctcaaatgaCACAGAAGGTCCTATTGTCTTGCATATGATTTCTTAAAACTGACTTCCATTTTCTTACAGATTCTTAGACTCTGCAAGTAAAGATAACCTGGTGTTCCCAGTATATCATGGCTTCATCTTCAAGGTAGGAGTAATGTTTGATGAAAGGCTTTATGCAAGTACAGTTGACTCTTCAACACATAGCGACTAGGGTTGCTTACCTCTGTGCATTCACAAATCTGTGTGTAACTTTATAATGGAGCCCTCTGCACTGCTGGCTCCCAAATGAGAATCGTGTAGTACTCTAGTACATAGTTACTGAAAAagaatccatgtataagtgaactcacatagttcagttcagttcagtcactcagtcgtgtcttgactctttgcgaccccatggactgcagcacgccaggcctcctgtccatcaccaactcccggaacttgcccaaattcatgtccattgagtcagtgaagccatccaaccatcttatcctctgccattctcttctcctgccctcaatctttcccagcatcagggtcttttccagtgagtcagttctttgcatcaggtggtcaaaggactggagtttcagcttcagcatcagtccttccaatgaatattcagaaccgaattcctttaggatggactggttggatctccttgcagtccaagggactctcaagagtcttctcttagtTCACATAAACCTGTGTTATTCAAGGCTAACTGTATTTACCCCTTTGCTTTTGAAAGGCCAAGCTTTTAACATTTTCAGCTCTCAGTCCTGCTAGCCACCCTAAGCACTCGGTGTCTGTGAAGCAccaaggagggagaggagagaggaagacaggAGAAAAGGCAAGGCAGACAAAGGAGTATGTGGGGGTGCAGTATGGATGCAGCTCTGTAGCTCTAACTCTACACTTGAGCTAAAGATGTGATTTGCTTTCCCCATCCTTCAAGACACAAGAGGGTTCTGTGTGGGGCTGCCTCAGTTCCTGCAGGCTTTCTCACTATAAGGGTGTGAACAGCCAGGCAGAGGTGTTTGAGGGCCTGTGGGTATGCAGCAGTTTGAGTGGTGAGACTAGCCAAGACCACGGCTGAGCAGATCTGGATCTGCTGCTGTAGACCATGGGTGACTGGAGGAGGCATGAAAAGGGCTGATGTTCTTTGAGAACACGTTTTAGTTTGAGGCCTGTGGAGAGGCAGAGCTTCAGGTTTCCTCTCCCTTTCTGGCTGGCCCAGAGAGCTTGAGGTATACCTCATCTCCCCAGAGATCAGATGTCTTGTCCCTTAGCCTCTAGCATGGGGCTGGTGGAGCCAATGCCCTGAGAGTGAGGTTGGAGTGAGTCTCTAATGCAACCTAAACTCCACAACTTACAGGCAGGCCTTTGGAGAAATAGCCTTCATGGTAAAGCCTGTATCCTCCCTCTGGTGTGTGGCTTTTCATGCAGTGGCCAGGGAATAGGACAGCAGCAGTGCCCACCTTCTCAAGTCCAGTCTCTTCTCATAGCCACAGTGATGTGATGACCACTCATGTCCTGCTCCATACCCCTCAGGGACTTCCTCTGATAACCTGGAAGTCCTCATCAGGACTCTGGAACCCTCTGGAGCCTTGGCCCTGGACCTAGCTACCTCTGCTCTACTCTTCTCCCCTCACTATGTTCTGCAGCGTCACTAACCTCCTTGCTGTTCATAGATGTCAAGACCCTTTGACCACAGGGCCTTGTCTACCTGTACCTGCAGTTCTTTCTCTCCATCTGGGATACCCTGTCTTCAGCTGTCTGCAAGGCTCACTCCTTCACCTTTCCAGTCTGTCTGCCCTGTAAGCCTTCCCTCATCATCTGTCTAAAGTAGCACCCCCAGCCCTATTCCTTTGCTGTATTCTCTGTCCCTTATTCAGGGTGGCCCTCATCACTACCTGATGCCATCCTGTGTAGCTACTTGCTTGTTGATATGtcatttgtttccttcatttgGAAACAAGTGCTGTGCAGGTCGGGGAGTGGAGTGTGCCCACTGCAGTCCCTGAGCAGCACTAAATACAAACATCTCCTGTATTTGGTTCCCACATGGACAGGCAGAATTAGAATAGCAGGGGTTTCCATGTTTCCAAATCCATTTGGCAGGCAGGATGCAGTAGGATAGCAGATGTTGAGGGAGCCATGTGAAAATCTGTCTGAAACTGGCTAGGTCTTGAATTTGGGTAGTGAGAGTTCAGGTAGAGAGAATGAGAATTTGGGAAGTGAGGAAACTTATATTTGTCAAGTGAGAAAGAACAAGGGAAGAGATAGGTAAGACAGAAGCACAAAAGCAGGGCTGCTCAGATCACTGAGTCAAGAGACATCAGTGGAGGTCACTTCAGCAGCCCAACCTTCCCATTGGCAGTTACTGTTAACCAGATGATGACAGTGGCATCTGGACTCATCACTAGAGGGAATCCTCTATTCAAAGACTTTAAGCAGAAAAGGAAGTATGGAATACCTCTTTAGAACACCTCCctttattaaaacacagattagAAGACTAATCTGTGTTTGTCTGGAACATTGACTTATCCGGCACATTGCCTGGTGGTGTTGGATCTGAGATGCTGTTACAGCGGGAGTGCCCCCATCTTAGACAGTGGTTTGGTGGAGTTTTCTGCTGAAGTACTAGCTTTCCTGCATGGCCTCTCTTCATTCTGTTTACTGTCATTGCAGCGGCCTCTCTACTGGGAGTACCAGCTCAAAGCTGAAGTCTGTGAAGTTACTTGAGGTTCTGAATGCTCTGGAAGAGGAGGAATCTCACACTAGGGAAGAGATCTTCATTGCACCACCCAAAAATGCTGCAGGGGACTTCACTGATGAAGACTCAGGTGATGAAGATGGCCAGCGAGGAACCCACGTGCCCGGTAATGTGTTGCATGCTTTTGTGGTCCCTGAGGACTCTGGCAccgcagaggaggaggaagatgaccTGCAGCTGCAGCCAGCCACGAAGAAACGGAAGGCAGTAGTGGAACCTCAACGTGTTTGGACCAAAAGAGATATCCGCCCGGACTTCAGCAGTTGGACAGCAACAGATCCTCATATGGAAGATCTCAAAAGCCAGGAACTGAGTCCTGTAGGTCTCTTTGAACTGTTTTTTGATGAAGGAAcaattaattttattgttaatGAAACCAATCGTTATGCTAGGCAGAAAAATGTCAACCTGGGTCTGAcagcccaggaattgaagtgTGTCTTGGGCATTTTGATTTTAAGTGGGTATATCTCTTATCCAAGGAGAAGGATGTTTTGGGAAACATCTCCTGACTCACATCATCATCTTGTGGCTGATGCAATTCGAAGGGACAGATTTGAACTGATCTTCTCATACCTGCATTTTGCAGATAACAATgagcttgatgaaagtgataggtTTGCCAAGGTCAGGCCTCTTATCGTACGCATGAACTACAATTTCCGGAAGCATGCACCCTTGGAAGAGTTCTATAGCTTTGGTGAATCCATGTGTGAATACTTTGGACACCGGGGGTCTAAGCAGCTGCCTTCGGGGAAGCCTGTGCGGCTGGGCTACAAGATCTGGTGTGGGACGACCAGCAGGGGCTATCTGGTGTGGTTTGAGCCCTCCCAGGGCACAGTGTTCACTAAGCCAGACAGGGGCCTGGACCTGGGAGGCAGTATGGTGGTGAAATTTGTGGATGCACTTCAGACACGTGGCTGTCTGCCATACCACATATTTTTTGACAAGGTTTTTACAAGTGTCAAATTGATGTCCATTTTAAGGAAGAAAGGAGTGAAGGCCACAGGAACTGTTCGTGAGTACAGAACTGAGCGTTGTCCCCTTAAAGATCCCAaagaactgaagaaaatgaagaggggTTCATTTGATTACAAAGTTGACGAGAGTGAGGAGATCATTGTGTGCCGCTGGCACGATAGCAGTGTGGTCAACATCTGCTCCAATGCTGTGGGCATAGAGCCGGTGGGGCTGACCAGCCATCACTCGGGAGCAGCCAAGATGCAGACCCAGGTTCATCAGCCATCCCTGCTGAGACTGTACCAGGAGAAGGTGGGGGGTGTTGGCCGTATGGACCAGAACATCGCCAAGTACAAGGTGAAGATCCGGGGTATGAAGTGGTACTCAAGTTTCATTGGTTATGTTATTGATGCAGCTCTTAACAATGCTTGGCAGCTGCATAGGATATGCTGCCATGATGCCCAGGTGGACCTCCTGGCCTTCCGAAGATATGTGGCCTGTGTGTACTTAGAGAGCAATGCAGACACGTCATCCCAAGGGAGGAGAAGCAGGCGGCTGGAAACGGAGAGCCGCTTCGACATGATTGGGCACTGGATCATCCACCAGGACAAGAGGACCCGCTGCGCCCTGTGCCACTCACAGACCAACACCCGCTGCGAGAAGTGCCAGAAGGGCGTCCACGCCAAGTGCTTCAGGGCATACCACATCCGGTAATGCCTGACGGGCAGAGGGGGCCCTCGGGGTATTCGGTTTGCAATGAGTTGTTTACAGCTAGGTACAGAGAGCATTTGGGGCACTTGTGTGTAGTGTTGACAAAAAGAAACCTGAGTCCTTgatttggttttgtatttttccccattttcattACAGTTACCTTTTAATTATCTTCTATTATGCCTACATGTAATATACATTAATGTTTATATTAGTCATCataaatttttgtaaatatatattttatacagctATTTATTTCAACTTATGGGCcctttttattcaaataaaattctTCCTTTGGGGTATAGCTGTCTGGTAAGGACAATTGAATGTAACCAAAACCTTAGAGAAACTTGTGAACAGTAAAAGGATTTTATAGTATATGCTATCAGTTATACTAATCTGATATAGGCAATATTGTATCAATATGATGAAGGATAGCTTAatcatatttatttcattgtaaTCTAATGCAACAAACTATCCAGGGATAGATAATCTGCCATTATTTACCCAGCTGACTAGATTTATAGAGTTTGTATTTtcttgataaaaaatattttcctaatacaTGTATATTCATATGGAATCCATTTTTATAAATAGTGTGAAGGAAGGAATTTTTTCACCTAAATGGATGGtcagcatcatttattaaagGTTAAATATATTTCCCCAAGGATTTAAATTCTACCTTTAAAAATCCTGAACTTTGGGAGAAAgtattgaaacaaagaaaaaagtttatgTCGGAAAGCCTAGTGGAATGTAATCCAGAAgaatataagaaatacatataaaaatttggATTTAATCAAAAACCTAAGAGAGCatgttgagtatttttatttGGGAAAGAACTTCAATAGCACAAATAAAAAGAGTATATCAATGTATTTGAccatataaaactaaaatatccaTTAGCAAAGGAAAACATGAGGAAATTGAGAAGATATGTTCTCATTATTCCATTTGTAGTAGTATCTTCAGTGCAAAAAGATCTTATAAACACATAGGTAACAAGGATAAAATGTgcacttatatgtaaaataacaaaTGGAAGATAAACAGTGAAGATACAtaaatgatggacagggaagcctggcgtgctacagtccatggggttgtaaagagtcggacacaactgagcaactgaattaaactgagatgtccttttttaaactaatttatttGTACATAATTCCTGTTGGCATGAGTATAGGAAGGTGACAGACTCATGCAGAACCTGAGGAAGTATGAATCTGCACAACCTTCCTGAAGGTGATCTAACAGGTCCatccaaaatcttaaaaattaaaaacagaaaagcaaatgtttggtccATATTGATgtaaataaaagggagaaaagggaCAGACGCTTCCTTCAGTAGAATCCCAACAATTAAGTGGAGAAGGGAGGATGGAAATAAAATACTGTTATTTGGCAAACATCACAGCAGTAATTTTGCAGGTAATAACTATCTGTAGATGTTAACCTTAGGGCAGAGAATTTCCTGACAAGATTTCCAGAGGGAATAAACACTAACCACTTAGTGGGAAAATCAGGCACATCACCACAACCAAACAAAGTTAATACTACCTGTATTGAGATATAGATGTCCTGTGCTACCACCTCACCTCAGGTATGGTAGGTACACTGTGATATTCCTGCCCAGAAGGTAAAACCTGAATTCTAaatcatgagaaaacagaagacagaCCCAAATTGAGGGATATTTAGCAGAACAGTTAGCTAATACCTTTTGAAAGTGTTGAGgttgtaaaagaaaatgaaaaggagggTCTGTCCAAGATTAGATGAGACCAATGAAGTATAACAAATGCAATGTGTGATACTGGCCAGGTTCCACAAAAAAGGTTTAGTGGGATAACTGATGAAACTTGAATAAGGTCTGACGTTacaccattttataaatattcacttCCTGCCTTTGACAATTGTACTATGGTTATTCAGGATGTCAACATCTGGGGAAGATAGGTAATAGGAGCTAGCTATCTGTACCGCTGGAACTTTTGTACCTTTGAAATGCTTTCAAAGTGgatgttaaaaaatgtttataccTTTGGCACATCTTTAGAATCTAGCCTGGACACTTAAAAGCATTTGTCTTAAGAAGTTTGTTcatcaaattttacttttcagttttcGTCTCTTGTGTCATGATGATCCTGAGATTTTAGCATTTACTTACCAGGTATTTTTTACCTAACTAATCATCCAACTGAATTAATTGAATGGTTGTGAAAACAGTTTGTAAAGCTTCCAGAAGCTACAGAATGGCCAATTGtgacttctgtggtggctcagatgggaaagaatctgcctgcaaggcaggagactcagcttcaaaccctgagtcaggaagctcccctggagcagggaatggctacccacaccagtattcttgcctggagaattccatgggcagaggaacctggcaggctatcgtccctggggtcgcagagtcacacacagctaagcgactaacactttcttaagAGCTAAAGGAAAAATTGGCTCTGAGACTGATGGATAGTCTCAAGTTGTAATTGATGTAGGAACATGTGCAGGCAATTCCAGGCCACTGAATGATGCCAGAACTAATACAGTAGAATCTGTGTAGACAATACCAAGTATCACAACTTGCAGTCAAGGCCAGATGACATTCCTTGTTGGCATATTCCCAAAGGAATTTAGGGTACAAAATGAAACTGTGGTTGGTCACCAATCCTACAAGTAGGGAAGCACTTGAACAGAATGTCACCTTGTCTACTCTAGCAGAACCATTCATGAATCTTTTAACTGGAAAGGTTATGAAAGTTGTCCTGGTTATTCTGAATGGCATTTCAAAATCCTTCCAGTTGTGAAGAAGctggacaaaattttaaaaaaacaaaaacaaaaaataaacagtatacCAGACAATGAAAACATGTATAACATTGAAGTTCTTCTAATGAACAATGAAAATGACTTTGTCTTAAGGCTTCATTGATTACCAGACAATTATgtctttataaaataagaaatgtaaaacacataaaatttactatcttcactgtttttaagtatatatagTTTAGTAGTGTTAATTatgttcacattgttgtgcaaaagaTCTGTAGAACTGAAATTCTGTTTCAGTTGAACAACTTATTTTCCCTCTTCCAATAAGTCTCCCAGTCTTTGTTGTGGACCTCAATTTGCATGTTGGGACCTGCCTTCAGCATTCAGTCAGGAAGTGTACAGTTTCACCTCAAGCTTCACTTCCAGCTTGTGTTGAGCCTCCCTGTTAACCAGAAGTGAGTGCTTAGAGCTTCTCAGGTATTCCTGTGTAAGCACACATATCTGGCAGTGTACACAATCCTATGAAAGCACATGGCCTTCAAGAATCCCAGGACTGTGTGAAAGCTTTTCAGAGTCTGCTACAGATATCTCATTCCCCAAGTTTTCTTTTCAAGCCTTTTG
This region includes:
- the PGBD2 gene encoding piggyBac transposable element-derived protein 2, with translation MASSSSGLSTGSTSSKLKSVKLLEVLNALEEEESHTREEIFIAPPKNAAGDFTDEDSGDEDGQRGTHVPGNVLHAFVVPEDSGTAEEEEDDLQLQPATKKRKAVVEPQRVWTKRDIRPDFSSWTATDPHMEDLKSQELSPVGLFELFFDEGTINFIVNETNRYARQKNVNLGLTAQELKCVLGILILSGYISYPRRRMFWETSPDSHHHLVADAIRRDRFELIFSYLHFADNNELDESDRFAKVRPLIVRMNYNFRKHAPLEEFYSFGESMCEYFGHRGSKQLPSGKPVRLGYKIWCGTTSRGYLVWFEPSQGTVFTKPDRGLDLGGSMVVKFVDALQTRGCLPYHIFFDKVFTSVKLMSILRKKGVKATGTVREYRTERCPLKDPKELKKMKRGSFDYKVDESEEIIVCRWHDSSVVNICSNAVGIEPVGLTSHHSGAAKMQTQVHQPSLLRLYQEKVGGVGRMDQNIAKYKVKIRGMKWYSSFIGYVIDAALNNAWQLHRICCHDAQVDLLAFRRYVACVYLESNADTSSQGRRSRRLETESRFDMIGHWIIHQDKRTRCALCHSQTNTRCEKCQKGVHAKCFRAYHIR